In the Malania oleifera isolate guangnan ecotype guangnan chromosome 1, ASM2987363v1, whole genome shotgun sequence genome, one interval contains:
- the LOC131161454 gene encoding ATP synthase gamma chain, chloroplastic-like, which translates to MDCSALTAWIPSNPLNSRTSSFYFQSHSNPFRLCSYTTFPTPTGRAQSSFRFSIRCGLRELRERINSVKNTQKIAQATKLVAAAKIRRAQEAVINGRPFSERLVEMLYYINEQLQSEDVDVPLTNVRPVKRVALVVVTGDRGLCGSYNNAVIKRAEARIVELKNLGLDYTVISVGKRGNSYFLRRPHISVDKFIKGGSFPTVKEAQAIADVVFSLFVSEEVDKVELLYTKFLSLVKSDPVIRTLLPLLPRGGVCDANGNYVDAAEDEIFRLTTKGGKLIVERDIVKTETGECSPLLEFEQDPVQILDALMPLYLNTQILRALQESLASELAARLNAMSNATDNAVELKRTLSVAYNRERQAKITGEILEIVAGAEALKMD; encoded by the coding sequence ATGGATTGCTCCGCACTAACAGCGTGGATACCTTCGAATCCTCTGAATTCTCGCACATCCTCGTTCTATTTTCAATCTCACTCCAACCCATTTCGTCTTTGCTCGTACACAACATTCCCAACCCCGACTGGTCGCGCTCAATCTTCGTTCCGTTTCTCTATTCGCTGCGGTCTCCGGGAGCTCCGAGAACGAATCAACTCGGTCAAAAACACCCAGAAAATCGCTCAAGCGACCAAGCTCGTCGCGGCTGCTAAAATCCGTAGAGCCCAAGAAGCAGTCATCAACGGTCGGCCCTTCTCCGAGAGACTGGTTGAAATGCTGTATTACATTAACGAACAGCTCCAATCAGAAGACGTAGACGTTCCGTTAACAAATGTTAGGCCTGTAAAGAGAGTTGCTCTTGTAGTTGTGACAGGTGATCGAGGCCTTTGTGGCAGTTACAACAATGCAGTTATAAAAAGGGCCGAGGCACGGATCGTTGAATTGAAGAATCTTGGCTTAGATTACACTGTAATCAGTGTCGGCAAAAGGGGTAATTCTTATTTTCTTCGACGGCCTCATATTTCAGTAGATAAGTTTATCAAAGGAGGGAGTTTTCCCACGGTGAAAGAAGCTCAGGCGATTGCCGATGTTGTTTTTTCATTATTTGTGAGTGAAGAGGTTGATAAGGTTGAACTTTTGTACACGAAATTCTTGTCATTGGTTAAGTCAGACCCAGTGATTCGTACATTGCTTCCATTGTTGCCTAGAGGAGGGGTTTGTGATGCAAATGGGAATTATGTAGATGCTGCGGAAGATGAGATTTTCAGATTGACTACTAAAGGAGGGAAATTGATTGTTGAGAGGGATATTGTAAAGACAGAGACAGGGGAGTGTTCTCCTCTTCTAGAATTTGAGCAAGACCCAGTTCAGATTCTTGATGCTTTGATGCCTCTCTATTTGAATACTCAGATTCTGAGGGCATTGCAGGAGTCATTGGCCAGTGAGCTTGCAGCAAGGTTGAATGCCATGAGTAATGCAACTGATAATGCGGTGGAGTTGAAGAGGACCCTCTCGGTTGCTTACAATCGGGAGCGACAAGCAAAAATCACAGGCGAGATATTGGAGATTGTGGCTGGAGCTGAGGCACTTAAGATGGATTAA
- the LOC131160482 gene encoding protein S40-7-like — protein sequence MEDRFGVWRSNMRNGDFQERDVWDVLNESGSSRGSNSVAKTSSVSPVPRRLPSAVRMIPGANTNINPIHEPSVVQQQSAPVNIPDWSKIYGKIPKMASNSTWHDDDDGVNDDEDDDDRRVMNDDDDDDDDDDDFEKLPPHEWIARKLARSQISSFSVCEGLGRTLKGRDLSRVRNAVLTKTGFLE from the coding sequence ATGGAGGACAGGTTTGGGGTTTGGAGATCCAACATGAGGAATGGAGATTTCCAGGAACGAGATGTTTGGGATGTTCTCAATGAAAGTGGGAGTTCAAGAGGTAGCAATAGCGTAGCCAAGACGTCCTCTGTTTCCCCTGTTCCAAGGCGACTCCCAAGTGCTGTCAGAATGATCCCAGGAGCTAACACTAACATTAATCCCATTCATGAACCCAGCGTGGTGCAGCAGCAGTCTGCCCCTGTCAACATTCCTGACTGGTCAAAGATCTATGGCAAGATCCCAAAGATGGCCTCTAACTCTACATggcatgatgatgatgatggtgtgaatgatgatgaagatgacgaTGATAGGAGAGTCatgaatgatgatgatgatgatgatgatgatgatgacgatttTGAGAAGTTGCCTCCACATGAATGGATTGCTAGGAAGCTTGCAAGGAGTCAGATTTCTTCATTCTCTGTTTGTGAAGGACTAGGGAGGACCCTGAAAGGGAGAGACCTGAGCAGAGTCAGGAATGCTGTCTTAACAAAAACTGGTTTCCTTGAGTAG
- the LOC131163556 gene encoding heterodimeric geranylgeranyl pyrophosphate synthase small subunit, chloroplastic-like: MAGVFLLRIDAQPNINLLAGTPRSNLHRPSRFKPCRMVAMPHHDHSYWASLNEEIEAHLQQAIPVRSPTVVFEPMRHLVFAAPRSMAPALCIAACEAVGGRREDAVAAASALHLVHAASFTHEHLSLTDRPKPRPMIRHAYDPNIELLTGDGIAPFGYELLARLDNPSRCSSDQILRVIIEISRAAGSRGVVNGRYREMQLDDSSSSRDDEWIDEVCKKKEGEIYACGGACGAIVGGGSEEEIEKLRRYGLYVGMIRGILNRNRRKEERIIEVVVGLRDLALQELTGFNGNNVAAISSLVGPKFCDV; the protein is encoded by the coding sequence ATGGCTGGAGTTTTCCTCCTCCGGATCGACGCCCAACCAAACATTAATCTCCTCGCCGGCACCCCTAGATCAAATCTCCACCGTCCGTCTCGTTTCAAACCCTGCAGGATGGTGGCCATGCCCCATCATGACCACTCTTACTGGGCCTCCTTAAATGAAGAAATTGAAGCCCATCTCCAGCAGGCCATCCCGGTTCGCTCCCCCACCGTCGTGTTCGAGCCCATGCGCCACTTGGTCTTCGCGGCACCGAGGAGCATGGCCCCCGCGTTGTGTATCGCAGCCTGTGAGGCGGTCGGCGGCCGGCGGGAGGATGCCGTGGCCGCAGCCTCCGCGCTGCACCTCGTCCACGCGGCCTCGTTCACCCATGAGCACCTTTCCTTGACAGATAGACCCAAGCCTAGGCCCATGATCCGTCACGCCTACGACCCGAATATTGAGCTTCTCACGGGGGATGGAATAGCGCCATTTGGGTACGAGTTATTAGCAAGATTGGATAACCCGAGCCGGTGTAGTTCGGATCAGATATTGCGCGTGATCATTGAGATCTCACGTGCTGCTGGCTCACGCGGAGTTGTTAACGGACGATACCGAGAAATGCAACTGGATGATTCGTCCTCGTCGAGGGATGACGAGTGGATTGATGAGGTGTGCAAGAAGAAGGAAGGTGAGATATATGCATGTGGGGGTGCGTGTGGGGCTATTGTAGGGGGTGGGAGCGAGGAAGAGATAGAGAAGTTGAGAAGATACGGTCTGTACGTGGGGATGATACGAGGAATTCTGAACAGAAACAGAAGAAAGGAAGAGCGCATAATTGAAGTGGTGGTAGGCTTGAGAGATTTGGCTCTTCAGGAGTTGACCGGCTTCAATGGAAATAACGTGGCGGCAATTTCTAGCCTTGTTGGGCCCAAGTTTTGTGACGTTTAG